In one window of Spartinivicinus marinus DNA:
- a CDS encoding phage terminase large subunit family protein, which translates to MTESNNFASAEQIRKEVACLFKPPRRLTVTQAIEESLWIPGAAGSSQPWTTDAIPYLVEVLNCLNQRDYESVVFVGPARCGKTNALIEGWMAYVIMIEPADMLIVQLSKEKAQEYSKKRIRRTIYASPNLRDQCSSRRHDNNVHDIIFKPGNYLKIGWPTINVLSSSDYRYVALTDYDRLPANVDEEGDPYTLAKKRTQTFMSAGKTLVESSPGWEVLDPKWQPTTTHESPPTQGILSLYNMGDRRRYYWQCPNPVCLEWFQPIFDHLHWVEQADLVKAAESVVMRCPHCQGVIRPEQKFKLNQAGRWLKEGEWLDKKGNQYGTSRSSKMATFWLEGPAAGFQTWQQLVYQGLLAEQDYEHTGSQEKLKSWTNLDLGKPYRYRHNTEFRTAEALMDRQENLGEQVVPEGVRFLTAAIDVQGGKQKRFVVQVIGWGKEFEGWVIDRFMIDKSQRLDHKGKPYPLNPAAFKEDWHCLVDQVIHKTYPLADNSGRLMQIKLVACDSGGEDGVTDKAYEFYRYLKNRQLTHRLILIKGTGREGAPRIQETFPDNRNRQQRKAFIQGDIPLYLLNTNLIKDTVSNALERDEPGADYIHFPDWLTKDFFEELTNEARDAKGRWCKVVDKAPNEAWDLLVYNMGCLLKLNAHKLNWQQPPGWAAHWDDNRLVTHSNQPNQSTTPALQLSDLADLLG; encoded by the coding sequence ATGACCGAATCAAATAACTTTGCTTCTGCCGAACAAATCCGCAAAGAAGTGGCTTGTTTATTTAAACCACCACGACGATTAACGGTGACTCAAGCCATTGAAGAAAGCTTATGGATACCGGGGGCTGCTGGTAGCAGTCAGCCATGGACAACCGATGCTATTCCCTATTTAGTGGAGGTATTAAATTGCCTCAATCAACGGGATTATGAATCAGTGGTATTTGTTGGGCCTGCACGTTGTGGTAAAACCAATGCGCTTATTGAGGGTTGGATGGCCTATGTCATTATGATTGAGCCAGCTGACATGTTGATTGTGCAGCTTTCCAAAGAAAAAGCGCAAGAGTATTCTAAAAAAAGGATTCGGCGCACCATTTATGCGAGCCCCAATTTACGTGATCAATGCTCCAGTCGGCGGCATGACAACAATGTCCACGATATTATTTTTAAGCCGGGAAATTATTTAAAAATTGGTTGGCCAACAATTAATGTATTATCCAGCTCGGATTATCGTTATGTGGCCTTAACGGACTATGATCGCTTGCCCGCGAATGTGGATGAAGAAGGTGATCCTTATACCTTAGCGAAAAAACGGACCCAAACCTTTATGAGTGCGGGTAAAACCCTGGTGGAATCCTCGCCCGGCTGGGAAGTGCTTGACCCTAAATGGCAACCCACCACCACCCATGAATCCCCACCAACCCAAGGTATTTTAAGCCTGTATAACATGGGCGACCGGCGTCGTTATTATTGGCAATGCCCGAATCCGGTTTGCTTAGAGTGGTTTCAACCGATCTTTGATCACCTGCATTGGGTGGAACAAGCGGATTTAGTCAAAGCGGCTGAATCGGTAGTCATGCGTTGTCCTCATTGCCAAGGGGTAATACGCCCTGAGCAAAAATTCAAACTGAACCAAGCCGGGCGTTGGCTGAAAGAAGGCGAATGGCTGGATAAAAAAGGCAATCAATATGGCACAAGCCGTTCTTCTAAAATGGCCACCTTTTGGTTAGAAGGTCCGGCAGCAGGCTTTCAGACCTGGCAACAACTGGTGTATCAAGGGCTGTTAGCCGAACAGGATTATGAGCATACCGGCAGCCAAGAAAAATTAAAAAGCTGGACCAATTTAGATTTAGGTAAACCCTATCGTTATCGACACAATACCGAATTTCGCACCGCTGAAGCCTTAATGGATCGCCAGGAAAACTTAGGTGAACAAGTCGTTCCTGAAGGCGTCCGCTTTTTAACCGCTGCGATTGATGTGCAGGGCGGTAAACAAAAGCGTTTTGTTGTGCAGGTTATTGGCTGGGGAAAAGAATTTGAAGGTTGGGTCATTGATCGATTCATGATAGATAAATCCCAGCGGCTAGACCATAAAGGTAAACCCTACCCATTAAATCCCGCCGCTTTTAAAGAAGACTGGCATTGCCTGGTTGATCAGGTCATCCATAAAACCTATCCCTTAGCGGACAATTCCGGTCGTTTAATGCAAATTAAATTAGTCGCCTGTGACAGTGGTGGTGAAGATGGGGTGACCGATAAGGCCTATGAATTTTATCGGTATTTAAAAAATCGGCAATTAACTCACCGTTTAATCTTAATTAAAGGCACAGGCCGCGAAGGTGCGCCACGCATTCAAGAAACCTTTCCTGATAATCGCAACCGGCAACAACGTAAAGCCTTTATTCAAGGGGATATCCCACTCTATTTACTCAATACCAATTTAATTAAAGATACGGTGAGTAATGCATTAGAACGGGATGAACCCGGCGCGGATTATATTCACTTTCCGGATTGGCTCACGAAAGACTTTTTTGAAGAGCTCACCAATGAAGCCCGCGATGCGAAAGGCCGTTGGTGCAAAGTCGTCGATAAAGCCCCTAACGAAGCGTGGGATTTATTGGTGTACAACATGGGCTGTTTATTAAAACTCAATGCCCACAAGCTTAATTGGCAACAACCACCGGGTTGGGCCGCTCACTGGGATGATAACCGTTTAGTCACCCACTCAAACCAACCCAACCAATCAACGACACCTGCCTTACAACTCTCAGACTTAGCGGATTTATTAGGATGA
- a CDS encoding DUF1441 family protein, with protein MGPQNWSISEMAAYFGMCRKTVSKRLEMANVQSVGKRRGYDVYPSDVVGPVLFNAANGNSLKPIEQMTPRERNEWYRSENEKLTLLEREKKLVPVEDVRRELHQVVSTVNQQLETLPDQLERNCQLSSEALSQVQVVTDGIRQSLYDRIK; from the coding sequence GTGGGACCTCAGAACTGGTCAATCAGCGAAATGGCCGCGTATTTTGGTATGTGCCGTAAAACGGTATCAAAACGTTTGGAAATGGCCAACGTGCAATCCGTGGGTAAACGTCGGGGTTATGATGTGTATCCCTCTGATGTCGTGGGTCCTGTGTTATTCAATGCGGCCAATGGTAATAGCCTAAAGCCCATTGAACAGATGACACCCCGAGAGCGCAACGAATGGTATCGCTCCGAAAATGAAAAACTGACCTTACTTGAACGTGAAAAAAAGCTAGTACCTGTGGAAGATGTTCGCCGCGAATTACATCAAGTGGTGTCTACCGTTAATCAACAACTTGAAACCTTACCGGATCAACTAGAACGTAATTGCCAATTATCTTCTGAGGCATTGAGTCAGGTACAGGTGGTAACGGATGGTATACGCCAATCCCTGTATGACCGAATCAAATAA
- a CDS encoding phage antirepressor KilAC domain-containing protein, giving the protein MNLIPFTFNHSSIRVIDKDGEPWFVAKDVAQLLGYARPSDAVAAHCKATSLLKYGEIPTLETPPRGLTIIPESDVFRLIVKSKLPEAQKFERWVMEEVLPNIRKTGSYGVAKIDWSNSQQIAGLLVQSLEKVQEQTKQIEVLTPKAEFHDQVIQSDDAITIAEAAKIIGTGRNRLFKFLRDIKWVTYFNEPYQRLIEKGYLDVKLSEFDHPSQGLKQSVTALITGKGLRELNELWSQRLVA; this is encoded by the coding sequence ATGAACTTAATACCATTCACTTTTAATCATTCATCAATTCGGGTTATCGATAAAGATGGAGAGCCTTGGTTTGTGGCTAAGGATGTTGCTCAATTACTGGGTTATGCCAGACCATCTGATGCGGTGGCAGCACACTGCAAAGCCACGTCACTTCTTAAATACGGTGAAATACCGACTTTAGAAACACCACCTCGTGGACTTACAATTATTCCAGAAAGTGATGTATTTAGGTTAATTGTTAAATCTAAACTTCCGGAAGCTCAAAAGTTTGAACGATGGGTTATGGAAGAAGTGTTGCCTAATATCCGCAAAACAGGCAGCTATGGTGTCGCTAAAATTGATTGGTCCAATTCACAACAAATAGCAGGCTTGCTAGTTCAGTCATTAGAAAAGGTGCAAGAGCAAACTAAACAAATTGAAGTGCTAACCCCTAAAGCTGAGTTTCATGATCAAGTCATTCAATCGGATGATGCTATTACCATAGCCGAAGCCGCTAAGATTATTGGCACGGGACGTAATCGGTTATTTAAGTTTTTACGTGATATTAAATGGGTAACCTATTTTAATGAGCCTTATCAACGATTGATTGAAAAGGGCTATCTTGACGTTAAATTAAGTGAGTTTGATCATCCTAGCCAAGGGCTAAAACAATCGGTCACTGCATTAATTACGGGTAAAGGGCTTAGGGAATTAAACGAGTTATGGAGTCAGCGGTTAGTAGCCTAA
- a CDS encoding substrate-binding periplasmic protein gives MKFLLFILVCSLSSIILAQDVKTVSIASGEYPPWTSKDYKDQGFVNHVISEAFRRQSYQVSFIYLAWARSIKEAEKGRFHAASYWACSPERKQSFFCSEPLHTEAYVFFHLKTTQFSGWNTLDDLKGYKIGVTRGYTYTKAFWDSHKNKELDLIVNTTDEISMKMLLKGRLNLMIVSSITGLMILNEKFDPVIAQSVTYNSKPLVNNPAHLLFPKSHTDTKLLLTIFNKGLQSMKDDGTFEKHLDMLITGYYKKVAK, from the coding sequence ATGAAGTTTCTCCTATTTATTTTGGTATGTAGTTTAAGTTCGATCATCCTTGCTCAAGATGTGAAAACAGTTAGTATCGCCTCAGGTGAATACCCTCCATGGACATCCAAAGACTATAAAGATCAAGGGTTCGTTAATCACGTCATTAGTGAAGCATTCCGTAGACAAAGCTACCAAGTTAGCTTCATCTATTTAGCATGGGCTAGAAGCATTAAAGAGGCTGAAAAAGGTAGGTTTCATGCAGCCTCATATTGGGCATGTTCGCCAGAAAGGAAACAATCTTTTTTTTGTAGTGAGCCTCTTCATACAGAGGCTTATGTTTTTTTTCACTTAAAAACAACTCAATTTTCAGGATGGAATACATTAGATGACCTTAAAGGCTACAAGATAGGCGTAACACGCGGTTATACCTATACAAAAGCATTTTGGGATTCTCATAAAAATAAAGAGCTCGACCTAATAGTTAATACAACTGATGAAATTAGTATGAAAATGCTTCTAAAAGGTAGACTAAACTTAATGATTGTCTCTTCTATTACAGGCCTCATGATACTTAATGAAAAGTTTGATCCCGTTATTGCTCAATCTGTTACTTATAATAGTAAACCACTAGTTAATAATCCTGCTCACTTGCTATTCCCTAAAAGTCACACTGACACTAAATTATTGCTTACAATATTTAATAAAGGACTCCAGTCAATGAAAGATGATGGTACATTTGAAAAACACTTAGATATGCTTATCACTGGCTATTATAAGAAAGTTGCTAAATAA
- a CDS encoding phage holin: MVTEKIISNAPYVASAGTVIAGLTLKDWGVIIGIILTTITVVVNWVYKHRRDKRETELFNRQITNLSQSANK; encoded by the coding sequence ATGGTAACTGAAAAAATCATATCAAACGCCCCATATGTCGCCAGTGCAGGGACTGTTATTGCAGGTCTAACACTTAAAGACTGGGGTGTGATTATCGGTATTATTTTGACCACGATTACCGTTGTTGTTAATTGGGTGTACAAGCATCGGCGGGATAAGCGGGAGACTGAATTGTTCAACAGGCAGATTACTAACTTGTCTCAGTCAGCAAATAAATAG
- a CDS encoding 3TM-type holin, whose protein sequence is MKLISIDNIANTIVSGLDSLFTSDEERLAAKQKLQETLNQPHLLQAFTNLEEAKHPSLWVSGWRPGLGWLCVGLLAYAWILRDFIVIGLSLANRPDVVAMLPTIETSELMTLVFTLLGLGAQRTAEKLKGVARQR, encoded by the coding sequence ATGAAATTGATCTCAATTGATAATATAGCTAACACTATTGTGTCTGGCTTGGATAGCTTATTCACTTCAGACGAAGAACGCTTAGCTGCTAAGCAAAAGCTCCAAGAAACACTCAACCAACCGCATTTACTTCAAGCATTTACCAATTTAGAAGAAGCTAAGCATCCATCATTATGGGTTTCAGGTTGGCGGCCTGGATTGGGTTGGTTATGTGTTGGGTTGTTGGCTTATGCTTGGATACTGCGTGATTTTATCGTGATTGGTTTATCCCTAGCCAATCGCCCTGATGTGGTAGCCATGCTACCAACAATTGAAACCAGTGAATTAATGACACTTGTCTTTACCCTCTTGGGTCTTGGTGCTCAACGAACTGCCGAAAAATTAAAAGGTGTTGCTCGACAACGATAA
- a CDS encoding tail fiber domain-containing protein translates to MKKIIATIVLTSVSTFSHAYCQGWECARGVWSDRNLKQNITPVESSLNKVSQLKGVTFEWKIPSETDIEHLPQGKDIGVIAQDVEKVFPELVHDTKVTDKNGAEVTLKQVNYAGLVGVLIEAVKELKQENKELREQLGL, encoded by the coding sequence GTGAAAAAAATAATTGCTACTATTGTTCTAACTTCTGTTTCAACTTTTTCTCATGCATATTGCCAAGGTTGGGAATGTGCTCGAGGGGTATGGAGTGATCGTAACCTTAAACAAAATATTACTCCTGTCGAAAGCTCACTAAATAAAGTTAGCCAACTCAAAGGCGTTACTTTTGAGTGGAAAATTCCTAGTGAAACTGATATCGAACACCTTCCCCAAGGGAAAGATATTGGTGTAATTGCCCAAGATGTAGAAAAAGTGTTTCCTGAGTTGGTTCATGATACCAAAGTCACAGATAAGAATGGTGCTGAAGTAACACTTAAACAGGTTAACTATGCTGGGCTTGTTGGCGTTTTAATCGAAGCAGTGAAAGAGTTGAAACAAGAGAATAAAGAACTACGCGAGCAGCTAGGCCTTTAA
- a CDS encoding N-acetylmuramoyl-L-alanine amidase, translating into MKITKLVVHCSDSPNNLDISAKDIHLWHLERGWSGIGYHKVIKRDGTIENGRPEYWVGAHVKGHNSHSLGVCLIGRDQFTDAQLDSLKKVVIDWHIKYPDAEVVGHCDLDSGKACPSFDVAKWVKANQ; encoded by the coding sequence ATGAAAATAACCAAACTCGTCGTCCACTGCTCAGACTCTCCTAACAACCTAGATATCTCCGCCAAAGATATTCACCTATGGCACCTTGAAAGAGGCTGGTCAGGTATTGGGTATCATAAAGTAATTAAACGAGATGGTACTATCGAAAATGGTCGGCCTGAATATTGGGTCGGGGCGCATGTTAAAGGTCACAATAGTCATAGCTTGGGTGTTTGTTTGATTGGACGAGACCAGTTTACCGATGCTCAACTTGATAGCTTAAAAAAAGTGGTTATCGACTGGCACATTAAATACCCTGATGCTGAAGTGGTTGGGCATTGTGATTTGGACTCTGGTAAGGCTTGTCCTAGCTTTGACGTTGCAAAATGGGTAAAAGCAAATCAATAA
- a CDS encoding VRR-NUC domain-containing protein codes for MRDIEGKEQADLFRWLHGNYPDVYRHAFHVPNGGHRHVAVANKLKQQGVKAGVPDIFIMMPRGGYHGLVIEFKASPPAKTQVSANQKEWLNRLADQGYLAVLCRGIEAAKQQIQDYLMLTENKKIA; via the coding sequence ATGCGTGATATCGAAGGAAAAGAACAAGCCGATTTATTTCGTTGGTTACATGGCAACTACCCTGATGTGTATCGTCATGCCTTTCATGTGCCTAATGGTGGCCATCGACATGTGGCCGTGGCAAACAAATTAAAACAGCAAGGGGTTAAGGCTGGGGTACCTGATATTTTTATCATGATGCCCCGTGGTGGTTACCATGGTTTGGTCATTGAGTTTAAAGCCAGCCCTCCAGCTAAGACACAAGTGTCAGCCAATCAAAAAGAATGGTTAAACCGTTTAGCTGATCAAGGTTACCTGGCCGTCTTGTGTCGTGGAATAGAAGCCGCTAAGCAACAGATTCAAGATTACTTAATGCTAACTGAAAATAAAAAAATAGCATAA
- a CDS encoding PriCT-2 domain-containing protein encodes MQFTLLPASHEAKGCLCSENSWPDFYKHYLSNHQVRPLKEGPLFCPTIFKDNHRCLANAISAQFIVFDYDNKIGKERSNSPALPDDVAFELEGYAWACYSTYSHQDDWPKWRLVIPLDRPIKPFEWEAVWTGAFYTLGGDSNNIDTSCKDMSRAFWLPACHPERKDQVFTEFYEGTFISVEKLIEASGLIPKAPEPEAPTIPKNRASTLPLATLRDVCDALQYIDPTPYEDWVKVGMALYNLNNDETGFSLWQQWSSQASNYDAKAIKEMPAKWKSFGNRPNEIQLETLFYRAKESGWPGNQQPVKSNLVDNLLKKQQEQLTIPDEKIFKQEHHQPQFPSHLLTVGGMLGLVSDLINRTATKVQPVFSLCAAIMLVGLLTNRKFCTPTGLRLNEYIVCLGPTGSGKDHPRKALKKILHDLQLTDYLGGERVASGQGLLSRVKNNPNVLFPIDEMGLLLQSVMHTNASNHEAQIITNLMQLYTSAASIFIGTEYADQKNKPRQDIEYPHVFLYGSSATEEFWRALESKNVLSGFVSRMLITQTSDEYPADNEFQQIDIKAPEELKEWWKEVSNLSGDDGNLVGLSPDKPIRLLFDKPAKELVDHYNRDIIHSALKQGNEVDRALFSRAFEHVSKLASIRALSNNPKSRYIQLDDVKWAMDFVSYSINVTRFAAQNRMADSEYQKNYNEILEAFRCAGNKGITEREFNRGVFSKWSKKVRMEIRDTLIAAELIKYGRVEGIAGRPRHAFVAMQAE; translated from the coding sequence ATGCAATTTACCTTATTGCCCGCCTCACATGAGGCTAAGGGCTGCCTGTGCTCGGAAAACTCCTGGCCAGACTTTTATAAGCACTATTTATCGAATCACCAAGTCAGACCGTTAAAAGAAGGTCCGTTATTTTGTCCGACTATTTTTAAAGACAATCACCGTTGTTTGGCGAATGCCATTAGCGCGCAGTTTATTGTTTTTGACTACGACAATAAAATAGGTAAAGAAAGGTCTAATTCACCAGCATTACCTGATGATGTCGCTTTTGAATTAGAGGGTTATGCCTGGGCGTGTTATTCCACTTATAGTCATCAAGACGACTGGCCGAAGTGGCGTTTAGTGATTCCATTAGACCGCCCGATTAAGCCTTTTGAATGGGAAGCCGTTTGGACTGGTGCTTTTTACACATTAGGTGGTGATTCAAATAATATCGATACCAGCTGTAAAGACATGAGCCGTGCGTTTTGGTTACCGGCTTGCCATCCTGAACGTAAAGACCAAGTCTTCACCGAATTTTATGAGGGGACTTTTATTAGTGTTGAAAAACTAATAGAAGCCTCTGGTCTTATTCCTAAAGCACCCGAGCCAGAAGCGCCAACCATTCCTAAAAATAGAGCATCGACTTTACCACTGGCAACGCTTCGGGATGTGTGCGATGCCTTGCAATACATTGACCCCACCCCTTATGAAGATTGGGTCAAAGTGGGCATGGCACTTTATAACTTAAATAATGATGAAACCGGTTTCAGTCTATGGCAGCAGTGGTCTAGTCAAGCCAGTAATTATGACGCTAAGGCTATAAAGGAGATGCCGGCTAAATGGAAAAGCTTTGGCAACCGACCCAATGAAATTCAGTTAGAAACACTTTTTTATAGAGCCAAAGAAAGTGGCTGGCCTGGTAATCAACAACCGGTCAAAAGTAACTTGGTGGATAACTTACTTAAAAAGCAACAGGAGCAATTAACCATTCCTGATGAGAAGATTTTTAAGCAAGAACACCATCAGCCCCAATTTCCTAGTCATTTATTAACTGTGGGGGGAATGTTGGGCTTGGTATCCGATTTAATCAATCGCACGGCTACCAAAGTACAACCGGTCTTTTCGTTATGTGCAGCCATTATGTTGGTGGGTTTACTGACTAATCGAAAGTTTTGCACACCCACAGGCTTACGACTGAATGAGTATATTGTGTGTCTGGGGCCAACGGGTTCAGGTAAAGATCATCCCCGTAAAGCCCTTAAAAAAATTCTGCATGATTTACAGCTAACCGATTACTTAGGTGGTGAACGGGTGGCGAGTGGTCAAGGCTTATTATCGCGCGTTAAAAACAATCCGAACGTATTATTTCCTATTGATGAAATGGGGCTGCTCCTTCAGTCGGTCATGCATACGAATGCTTCCAACCATGAAGCACAGATCATTACCAACTTAATGCAGTTGTATACCAGTGCAGCTTCTATCTTTATAGGTACAGAATACGCGGATCAAAAAAATAAGCCACGCCAGGATATTGAGTATCCCCATGTGTTTTTATATGGTTCTTCCGCCACTGAAGAATTCTGGCGAGCCTTAGAATCCAAAAATGTGTTGTCTGGATTTGTGAGTCGGATGTTAATCACCCAAACCAGCGATGAATATCCAGCCGATAATGAATTCCAACAAATCGACATTAAAGCACCAGAAGAATTAAAAGAATGGTGGAAAGAGGTCAGTAACTTATCTGGTGACGATGGTAATTTAGTGGGACTGTCACCAGACAAACCGATTCGCTTGTTATTTGATAAGCCCGCGAAAGAATTAGTGGACCACTATAACCGTGATATCATTCACTCAGCATTAAAACAAGGCAATGAAGTTGACCGTGCACTTTTTTCGCGTGCTTTTGAACATGTGAGTAAGCTAGCTTCCATCAGAGCACTCAGCAATAACCCTAAGTCTCGCTATATCCAATTAGATGATGTAAAGTGGGCGATGGACTTTGTGTCGTATAGTATTAATGTCACTCGATTTGCTGCCCAAAACCGAATGGCGGATAGTGAATATCAAAAGAACTACAACGAAATATTAGAAGCTTTTCGATGCGCAGGTAATAAAGGCATTACTGAACGCGAATTTAATCGCGGTGTCTTCTCTAAGTGGTCTAAAAAAGTCAGGATGGAAATCAGGGATACACTCATTGCGGCTGAGTTAATTAAGTATGGCCGTGTAGAAGGTATTGCTGGTCGCCCTCGTCATGCATTTGTTGCCATGCAAGCTGAATAA
- a CDS encoding helix-turn-helix domain-containing protein: MGNKKSELKDRIRAARKYRLHNQTELGELLGLSKSAVAAWEHGRNVPSIRIIQQLSEVLDCPFDWLVSDESEIDALWLEKVTNEHPDKVDNENLTRNRVMEDVTTISVKLTELALDSKLKQSDVKMFKALLQIIEERIEVGE; the protein is encoded by the coding sequence ATGGGTAACAAAAAGTCTGAACTAAAGGATCGTATTAGGGCTGCTAGGAAGTACCGACTCCATAACCAAACGGAGTTGGGGGAGTTGCTTGGCCTTAGCAAGTCTGCTGTTGCTGCATGGGAGCATGGAAGAAATGTTCCTAGTATTCGTATAATTCAACAGCTAAGTGAAGTTCTTGATTGCCCCTTTGATTGGCTAGTCTCAGATGAAAGCGAAATAGATGCTCTGTGGTTAGAAAAAGTCACTAATGAACATCCAGACAAAGTTGATAATGAAAATCTAACTCGTAATCGTGTCATGGAAGATGTAACTACAATTTCAGTGAAACTTACTGAATTAGCATTAGATAGCAAACTTAAGCAGTCTGATGTAAAAATGTTTAAGGCACTTCTACAGATTATCGAAGAACGCATAGAAGTAGGTGAATAA
- a CDS encoding helix-turn-helix transcriptional regulator — MDGNVISEGHWQAHLNNPHLAPRETLYCFGLLAGKSDKQIARDCEVSPGTVTQRIKTVHYKLQTHNRAHLVAELIRLKVVTPLMMVLAAITLPEVPLFAQDDDPNQPRQVRITQRPVRRADDTTTLLV, encoded by the coding sequence ATGGACGGTAACGTAATATCAGAAGGACACTGGCAAGCGCACCTGAACAATCCGCATCTTGCCCCACGGGAAACGTTGTACTGCTTCGGTCTCCTAGCGGGTAAGTCTGACAAGCAGATCGCCCGCGATTGTGAAGTCTCACCGGGCACAGTGACGCAACGTATAAAAACTGTACATTACAAGCTACAGACCCATAACCGGGCACATTTAGTGGCTGAGTTAATTAGGCTAAAAGTGGTTACCCCACTAATGATGGTATTAGCTGCGATTACTCTACCGGAAGTACCACTCTTTGCCCAAGACGATGACCCGAATCAACCGCGCCAGGTACGCATTACTCAGCGACCTGTACGACGAGCTGATGATACAACGACATTACTAGTATAA
- a CDS encoding recombination-associated protein RdgC, translating to MASIKEATIYRLKVHSDMVVEKIMGGLQQYAFQPCGKTQELSHGFTPVADNNFVLMGDHLVLFRYKIEEKILPKAVIEHHAEKRIVEAEEKNGKPLSKQEKEQIKEAVRIELLPRAFSLYKTIDAYIDTQNGWLVVGSCNNTVLDYVLSAIRQVVSGFSSELMVTRDEPSAKMTAWIFQEALDFSAFWLGDSAKITNHDGGAINCRKEDLQNDDIIELCQSRQVKQLTLESMHYTFDITEHMQIKRLKIDDAYTESHINSDEEEDKLHYLRVNAFVTQQTISEIMNTLIKAFGGLVEEKAPEEKAA from the coding sequence ATGGCATCAATAAAGGAAGCAACAATTTATAGACTTAAAGTCCACTCAGATATGGTAGTGGAAAAAATAATGGGTGGGTTACAACAATATGCATTTCAGCCTTGTGGTAAAACTCAGGAATTAAGCCATGGCTTTACGCCAGTTGCTGACAATAACTTTGTTTTAATGGGTGATCACTTGGTTTTATTCCGTTACAAAATCGAAGAAAAAATATTGCCTAAAGCCGTGATTGAACATCATGCCGAAAAACGTATTGTAGAAGCCGAAGAAAAAAACGGTAAACCCTTATCTAAACAAGAAAAAGAACAAATAAAAGAGGCTGTCCGTATTGAATTACTCCCGCGTGCTTTTAGCCTTTATAAAACCATTGATGCTTATATTGATACACAAAACGGTTGGTTAGTGGTGGGTAGCTGTAATAATACAGTGCTTGATTATGTGTTGAGCGCTATTAGGCAAGTAGTGAGTGGTTTTTCTAGTGAGCTAATGGTGACAAGAGATGAACCTAGCGCCAAGATGACGGCTTGGATATTTCAAGAGGCTTTAGATTTTTCTGCATTTTGGTTAGGTGACAGTGCCAAAATAACCAACCATGATGGTGGTGCTATTAACTGTCGTAAAGAAGACTTACAAAACGACGATATTATCGAGCTTTGCCAATCACGCCAAGTCAAGCAATTAACGCTTGAAAGTATGCATTACACCTTTGACATCACCGAACACATGCAAATTAAACGACTCAAAATTGATGATGCTTACACCGAATCTCATATAAATTCAGACGAGGAAGAAGACAAGCTTCATTACCTCCGGGTTAATGCTTTTGTCACTCAACAAACCATCAGTGAAATTATGAATACCTTAATTAAGGCGTTTGGTGGATTGGTTGAGGAAAAAGCGCCTGAAGAGAAAGCGGCATGA
- a CDS encoding DUF7173 family protein, protein MHAIQQPQPVNMIDELANQWEFAKQQETEAIKSRRAIEDKLIELVGRKPEGTCSKSTHYFKLKTNAKVNRKVDVNKLADVAQSINPTLFNNLFRVKYEVNTTAFKELMITDSRTYNVAAHAVISTPARTSVSVERLEQ, encoded by the coding sequence ATGCATGCAATCCAACAACCACAACCCGTTAATATGATTGATGAATTGGCTAATCAATGGGAGTTTGCCAAACAACAAGAAACAGAAGCAATAAAAAGTCGTCGTGCTATTGAAGATAAACTGATTGAATTAGTTGGCCGTAAACCTGAAGGTACTTGCAGTAAATCCACTCATTACTTCAAGCTAAAAACTAACGCTAAAGTTAATCGCAAAGTAGATGTCAATAAGTTAGCTGATGTCGCGCAGTCCATAAACCCCACCTTATTTAATAATCTGTTTCGGGTGAAATATGAGGTGAATACCACGGCTTTTAAAGAGTTAATGATAACCGATAGTCGGACCTACAATGTTGCAGCGCATGCAGTGATTTCCACCCCAGCCAGAACTAGCGTCAGCGTCGAACGCTTGGAGCAATAA